ATAATAACATTTGTTCAAATGcttttgatcttgttcacttGGATATTTGGGGTCCGTTTTCTACTGAAACAATTGAAGGTTACcgttattttttaacaattgttGATGATGCAACTCGAGTTACTTGGATTTACTTGTTAAAAACAAAAGGTTCTGTTAAAACCATCTTTCCATCGTTTCTTCAACTTGTTAAAACACAATATGATTGTACTGTCAAAGCAATAAGGTCTGATAATGCTCCTGAGTTAAAGTTTCCTGATATTGTTGCTAAGACTGGTATGTTTCACTATTTCTCTTGTGTTGATACTCCCCAGCAAAACTCCGTTGTAGAACGTAAGCATCAACACCTGTTGAATGTTGCTAGAGCTCTGTTTTTCCAATCAAATGTTCCTCTTTCTCTTTGGGGTGACTGTGTTCAAACTGCTGTTCATCTGATAAATCGCATTCCGTCCCCTTTGCTTGGTAACGTTTCCCCTTATGAGAAATTGCTTAAGAAATCTCCTGATTTAGCTTCATTACGTGTATTTGGTTGTTTGTGTTACGTTTCTACCTATCCAAAGTTTCGAACAAAGTTTACTCCGCGTGCAAAACCCTCTGTTTTTATTGGTTATCCATCTGGTTACAAAGGTTACAAAGTGCTGGATCTTGAAACAAATGTTATTTCTGTAACTCGAAACTTGGTTTTTCATGAAACAGTGTTCCCATTTAAAGATACTTCTTTGTTTCCGGTTTCTACTGATGACTTGTTTCCTAATACAATTCTTCCTTTACCGGTTTTTGACTCGTTTGTTGATAATGATTCTTCTTCTCGACCTGCATCTATTCATACATCATCTAATCCTGCTAATGCATCGTCTGCATCTGCTAGTACATCCTCTGTTATTCCTGCATCATCTACATCTGCTAATGCATCGTCTGCATCTGCTCCTACATCCTCTGCTGTTCATGCATCATCTTCATCACATCCCCAGACAACTGTCAATGATTCTTCTGTTCTAGACTTGGTAAATGTAAACAGACCCAGGCGACAGACGAAAGTTCCAAGCTACTTATCTGAGTATCATTGTTCTTTTATCTCTCAAATTCCTAAACCTCTAAACACCACAAATCTTTACCCTATTTCTTCTGTTCTTGCCTACACTGGTTTCAGTGCTACTTACcaaaatttcattttatcaATTACCACTGAGATGGAACCAAGATCTTTTGCGGAAGCCATTAAGTCTGATGTTTGGAACGCTTCCATGAATGAGGAGTTTGTTGCTCTTGAAGACAAGGGTACTTGGTCTCTTACTTCTCTGCCTCCCGGGAAACACGCCATTGGTTGCAAATGGGTGTATAAACTGAAGTATAATGCGGATGGCACACTTGATCGACGTAAATCTCGTCTGGTAGCCAAGGGCTATACACAGCAAGAGGGTATCGATTACATCGATACGTTTTCTCCAGTTGCAAAGATGCCTTCTGTCAAATTTATGCTTGCTCTTGCTGCTCGTCATGGCTGGACTTTGTCTCAGCTTGATGTTTCAAATGCCTTCTTGCACGGCGATCTGGATGAAGAGATATATATGGTGCTTCCTCTTGGATATACTCCTCCTCCTGGCACTGTGTTACCTCCAAATCCAGTTCTGCGTCTTCACAAGTCTCTTTATGGCTTGAAACAGGCTTCACGCCAATGGTATCATCGTCTATCGTCTGTTCTTATTGCTGATGGCTACATTCAATCTCATTCAGACAACACACTTTTCGTCAAGATGGTGGGTTCGTCTTTCATCGCGTTGCTtgtgtatgtggatgatattgCTATCGCTAGCAATGATGATGCAGCAGTGGCCTTTGTTAAGAAGCTTTTACGGACGGTGTTTACAATCAAAGACCTTGGTCCTCTGAAGTATTTTCTCGGTCTTGAGATTGCTAGGAACAAGACTGGCATCTCTGTTTGTCAACGCAAATATGCGCTTGGTATCTTGCAAGACACGGGACTTCTTGCTTGTAAACCTAGTGCTGTTCCGATGGATCCGACTGTAACTTTGAGTTCGGAAACTGGCGTCCCTTTACCATCTGCAACACCTTACCGAGAACTCATTGGTCGACTTCTTTATCTCACAATCACTCGTCCTGACATCACCTTTGCCGTTCATAAGCTCAGTCAGTTTCTTGCTGCACCGACTGATCTTCATCTTCAGGCTGCTTATCGTATTGTGAGATACTTGAAGTCTAATCCTGGTCAAGGTGTCTTCTACTCTGTTTCTACCGATTTGTGCCTCAATGCTTTCGCCGATGCTGACTGGAGTAACTGTCCTGATTCACGTCGCTCAGTCTCTGGTTATTGCATCTATTTGGGTACTAGTTTGGTTCATTGGAAGGCTAAGAAACAGAGAGTGGTTAGTCGCagtagtgcagaagctgagtatcgCTCGATGGCTGATACTACGTGTGAGTTGCTGTGGTTTGATCAGCTTCTTCGTGCTTTCCACATCACACCTTCTGCTCCTGCAAAGCTCTATTGTGACAGTAAATCTGCGCTCCATATCGCCTCCAATCctgtcttccatgagaggacgaAACATGTTGAAAATGATTGCCATGTGGTGCGTGATCGATTGAAGAGTGGGTTCTTGCGGACTTTTCACGTTGGCACTCAGAATCAACATGCTGACATCTTCACTAAGCCGTTAGCTTCAGCTCTATTTCATCACCTCCTGTCGAAGATGTCTATATCAAGCCTCTATCTTCCTCCTTCACCTTCAAAGACCTCCAATGGAGTTCTTCCTCCTCCACCGGATCCAGATTGAGGCTTGAGGGGGGCGTATTAGGATATAAACATATCTATCTTTGTATAGTTTTACTGTATTTACTGCACACTATATAAACAACTCTTGTACAGTCATTTTACGGTTAATGGGAAAATAACAGATTTTCacttctctgtttctctctcatTCTTGCTTAGCTCCATAGTCGTGATAGGTACCATGCTCGATGTGCAAAGAAACCATAGACCGTGAGGTTTTTAATAGTCATACAGAAGAAATCTGCCCCAAGAGGATGGTAACTTGTGAGTTCTGCGAGTTTCCATTGCCTGCAGTTGATCTTCCTGAGCATCAGGTATTCACTTTTAGCAGCTTTTCACCTCTTTTCTCTCCAATGAAGGGGCGTATCTGATGATTCCCTCGGTTTTTTATCAACTCAGGAAGTATGTGGCAACCGCACGGAACTCTGTTATCAATGCAACAGCTATGTTAGATTGCGTGAAACATATAACCATGAAACCAAATGCCCTGGTTCTGTGCTCAACAATGTTGAATCTTCCAGGTACATTTTCTGAACTCTGATTCACACGGCTTGATCCTTTAGTTAAAAACTCATGTCGTGGCATGGATTCTGATGTGTAGAAGGGTTCCGAGAGCAGCAGAAGGAGATGGAAACGGGAGGAGGAGAAGAGGTGGCAACGGTGTATCTAACAAAAGGCTTTTCTTCACTATAGCTATAACGGGTATAGCTGTGTTATTAGGATCGCTGTTCTTCCAGAGGAAGCCTGAGGGTGGGAGCTAAGCACAGAGACATATATAGCTCGTGTGTAGTTCTGTAAAGTTGCTCAAACTCCCTTCGAGACAGATTCGAAGGAAGGagttttatacattttaaaatacttaCTGAGACAGAGATGTTCTTTCTTCGCTAAGGATTTGTTTAAAGCTGATCACCATGAGACTTTCTTTTACATTTGGTTTTCAATAAAAGAGTTTTCAGGAACAAACATGAACTCGAAGgaagacttttttttcttcGGTAATCCGGTCCAGGCCGGTCTGGAGAAATTGAACCGAAACTATAAttgaattttgattttgttgCTTAGATTCCGATAAAACCGGAACTCATACACTGACTCGAGCGTTATAACGAAACGCTCAGACAAACGCTGACGCAACTGAAACAAAAGACATAATACATGCGCTTTGATCAAACACTAGTAGCAGTCTCTCTGTAGATCGGTACACCGTACACGTACACTGGTGAGCGATTAGGCTTCGGTTAGTGATCGCTTGAGTGATGAAGAAACTGGCTGATCGGCTCTTGCATCGTTTCACCAACCATGAAACCGCTTCAAACGCCGACCACCACTGTATTGCTCCCTCTGTTTTAACCTCGCTTAAAAAGAACGGTTTTGACTCTGTTCAACGAAATTGCGACAgaaaagtttgtatttttagcAGCCCAGATATAGTAACAAGTCTATTTTGTTGTCTGCTTTCTCGTCTTTTTGTCTCTTTACTTAGTTCATAATGACATTCAAAACAGTTTTGTCCTTCTCCTTCATCAAACTAGATTCGTTTCTTTGTAGAAAGGTTTCCCCTTTAGTGGGTATGCGTATGAATTAAGAAAGTCAGAGACTTTAAACGCTCAGAGAGTTagaattttattgttttaaaaaaggaCAGTTATAAAGATCCTATATCTATGGCCGCTACAAAAGccttattttagacaaaacactTTATTCTTTGATCATCTCATGTTGCTGCCTTCTTCTTTGTAAAAAGGAATGGCTCATGTTCTTGtaattagttctttttttttacaagccAAGAAAGCGTTGAGATTTTTGTTCTTACACTAATACTGGGCTCAACAGGGACAGGTGAAGGGACGAGTAGTCTTAGACATAGACAGGATCGAAGGATGCCTCTTCAAGGTGTCCGGCTTCATATCAGTGACCATTATGTAATGCAACTTTCTCACAGTCTGTTTATGTTTCCTTATATCTTTCTTTCGTCAAATGTGTATAAACTGAAGACATACATATGTTTCAGGTTGTGATGGATAATGGAATCCTTCAAGTTACGCTTTCGAAACCAGGTGGTATCATCACCGGGATAAAGTATAATGGTGTTGACAATGTGCTCGAAGTTCGTAACAAGGAGACCAATAGAgggtatgtatgtatgtatgacTCATGTTTTGATAGTTTATACTGGGTTTGCTGTTTTCTTCGATGGAGAGGTCAAGTTTATCTGAATGTATAGGTACTGGGATCTGCACTGGAATGAACCTGGAGGCAAGGGAATATTTGATGTGTATGCCCTCTATGAATTTACATTTAACATTCTTTAGCATCAAGTAGCCTCTCTTTTTCTACCGGGGCCTTAATATGAAAACGTTACAAGTATCTAATGTGCGTTGGTGGATCGTTTGATTGTGTTTAACTATTTATACAGCATCAGTGGAGAGACTTTCAGGGTGATAGTCGAGACTGAAGAACAGGTTGAGATCTCATTTCTAAGAACATGGAATCCATCCCTTGAGGGAAAGTACATTCCCCTGAATATCGATAAAAGGTCTCTATCATTGCATTATGTATTTTCCCTTTTGACGAGAAACATAAGTAGAGAAAAGACATTATTTGACATGATGTTCTTGACTTTCAGGTTTATAATGCTCCGTGGCTCTTCTGGAGTTTACTCATACGGCATTTATGAACACCTTAAAGAGTGGCCTGGGTTCGAACTTGGGGAAACAAGAATCGCCTTCAAGCTCAGAAAAGACAAGTAATGTTTTCcccatttttttcttatgtaaaTTCTAGTCGCCTTGAGATCCATGTTTGTGCACTAAGAAAAAAGCTCAAATGGTAGTGCTGCACGTCCAAGCAGAAGGATATAGTCATTTGTCTTATATGCGTTTAATAGTTAGTTGTTTGAcatatcatatttaaattttaacttcGTTGGTGATTGTTTTATACAGATTCCATTACATGGCGGTGGCAGACGACAGAAAAAGGATAATGCCATTTCCAGATGATCTATGCAAAGAAAGATGCCAAACTCTAGATTACCAGGAAGCTTCACTGCTCACTGCTCCTTGTGATCCACACCTACAAGGCGAAGTATGAGTTCTTTAACATTGTTTCAATCatttacaagtttttttttttttaacaccgtAATCATTTACAAGTTAGAAGTACTTTTTATGTATATTATCTCTCCAGTTGTTTGAACTGTTTAGTTTCCTTTCTACTAAAACATGAGTCCGTATCCTGTGAATTTATGCTAGTTTTGTGacatcatttttcttttctcttacAGGTAGATGACAAGTACCAATACTCATGTG
The Raphanus sativus cultivar WK10039 chromosome 1, ASM80110v3, whole genome shotgun sequence DNA segment above includes these coding regions:
- the LOC130494520 gene encoding uncharacterized protein LOC130494520 isoform X3; amino-acid sequence: MASETTGEISIVCNHCDRDIPAPNIDLHRVHCARNLEKCKICGDMVPKKHAQDHFSNTHAPVPCSMCKETIDREVFNSHTEEICPKRMVTCEFCEFPLPAVDLPEHQEVCGNRTELCYQCNSYVRLRETYNHETKCPGSVLNNVESSRRVPRAAEGDGNGRRRRGGNGVSNKRLFFTIAITGIAVLLGSLFFQRKPEGGS
- the LOC130494520 gene encoding uncharacterized protein LOC130494520 isoform X4, with the translated sequence MASETTGEISIVCNHCDRDIPAPNIDLHRVHCARNLEKCKICGDMVPKKHAQDHFSNTHAPVPCSMCKETIDREVFNSHTEEICPKRMVTCEFCEFPLPAVDLPEHQEVCGNRTELCYQCNSYVRLRETYNHETKCPGSVLNNVESSRVPRAAEGDGNGRRRRGGNGVSNKRLFFTIAITGIAVLLGSLFFQRKPEGGS